Proteins from a single region of Corylus avellana chromosome ca11, CavTom2PMs-1.0:
- the LOC132165526 gene encoding putative chloride channel-like protein CLC-g isoform X1 — MSGSTTGDTNVEEESITVSLLSAQRSVPNSTSQVAIVGSKVCPIESLDYEIFENEMFKQDWRSQGKLQILQYICMKWLLCFLIGLTVSVVGFCNNLAVENLAGVKFVVTSNMMLESRYGMAFLVFSVSNLVLTLFASIITAFIAPAAAGSGIPEVKAYLNGVDAPGIFSLRTLFVKIIGSISAVSSSLLVGKAGPMVHTGACIASLLGQGGSKKYRLTCKWLRFFKNDRDRRDLVTCGSAAGIAAAFRSPVGGVLFALEEMASWWRSALLWRAFFTTAVVAIVLRAFIDLCLSGKCGLFGTGGLIMFDVYSANISYHLDDVPPVLALGIIGGILGSLYNFLLDKVLRIYTLINEKSIFNKIFLACLISIFTSCLLFGLPWLASCRICPADATEACPTIGRSGNYKKFQCPPGYYNDLASLIFNTNDDAIRNLFSKGTDSEFQHSSVLIFFITCFFLSIFSYGVVAPAGLFVPVIVTGASYGRLVGMLLGSHSNLNHGLYAVLGAASFLGGSMRMTVSLCVIILELTNNLLLLPLIMLVLLVSKTVADAFNGNIYDLIMKAKGFPYLETHAEPYMRQLTVGDIVTGPLQLFNGIEKVSNIVHVLRTTKHNGFPVIDEPPLSESPVLFGIILRAHLITLLKKKAFLSTQVPTGIDAWKQFSAEDFAKRGSGNGDKIEDIGLTEEEMEMFIDLHPFTNASPYTVVETMSLAKALILFREVGLRHLLVIPKISLRAPVVGILTRHDFMPEHILGLHPLLVRSRWKRLRIRFPSWGKIF; from the exons ATGTCCGGCAGCACCACCGGCGACACCAATGTGGAGGAAGAGTCCATCACCGTTTCGTTGCTCTCGGCGCAACGATCCGTTCCCAACTCCACCTCCCAAGTCGCCATCGTCGGCTCCAAAGTCTGTCCCATCGAGAGCCTCGACTACGA GATATTCGAGAACGAGATGTTCAAGCAGGACTGGAGGAGCCAAGGGAAGTTGCAGATATTGCAGTACATATGCATGAAGTGGCTCTTGTGCTTCCTTATCGGCTTGACCGTCAGCGTCGTCGGCTTCTGCAACAATCTCGCCGTTGAGAATCTCGCCGGCGTCAAGTTCGTCGTCACCTCCAACATGATGTTGGAGAGTAG GTATGGTATGGCATTTCTTGTATTTTCGGTGTCTAATTTGGTTCTGACTCTCTTTGCGTCTATAATTACGGCGTTTATAGCACCGGCGGCTGCTGGGTCGGGTATTCCGGAAGTGAAGGCATACTTGAATGGCGTGGATGCGCCCGGAATATTTTCCTTACGGACTTTGTTTGTTAAG ATAATTGGCAGCATTTCTGCAGTGTCATCATCACTACTTGTGGGAAAGGCAGGGCCCATGGTCCATACTGGTGCATGCATTGCATCATTGCTGGGTCAGGGTGGGTCGAAGAAATACCGTTTAACATGCAAATGGCTTCGTTTTTTCAAGAATGATAGAGACCGACGAGATCTTGTAACGTGTGGATCAGCAGCTGGAATTGCTGCTGCTTTCCGTTCCCCTGTTGGTGGTGTGCTGTTTGCTCTTGAAGAGATGGCTTCTTG GTGGAGAAGTGCCCTTCTTTGGAGAGCTTTCTTTACAACAGCTGTTGTTGCAATTGTACTCCGTGCTTTCATTGATCTTTGTTTAAGTGGCAAATGCGGACTATTTGGTACAGGGGGGCTGATAATGTTCGATGTGTATTCAGCCAATATTTCATATCATCTTGACGATGTGCCTCCTGTGCTTGCCCTTGGTATTATAGGGGGCATATTGGGtagtttatataattttcttttggataaGGTTCTCCGAATATACACTCTCATTAATGA gaaaagcatttttaacaaaatttttcttGCTTGCTTGATCTCCATTTTCACATCCTGTCTTCTTTTCGGATTACCATGGCTTGCATCTTGCCGAATTTGTCCAGCTGATGCAACTGAAGCCTGTCCTACAATAGGCCGCTCTGGTAACTACAAGAAGTTCCAGTGTCCTCCTGGTTACTACAATGATCTTGCAAGTCTCATTTTTAACACAAATGATGATGCTATCAGAAATCTTTTTAGTAAAGGCACCGATTCCGAGTTCCAACACTCCTCAGTTCTTATATTCTTTATCACCTGCTTTTTCTTAAGCATCTTTAGCTATGGGGTTGTTGCTCCTGCCGGTCTCTTTGTGCCTGTTATTGTTACTGGTGCATCTTATGGACGTCTGGTTGGAATGTTACTTGGTTCACACTCTAATCTTAACCATGGCCTTTATGCTGTGCTTGGTGCTGCTTCCTTTCTTGGTGGGTCTATGAGGATGACAGTTTCTCTCTGTGTAATTATCCTAGAATTGACCAATAATCTACTATTGCTGCCATTGATAATGCTGGTGCTTCTTGTTTCCAAGACTGTAGCAGATGCTTTCAATGGCAATATCTATGACCTTATCATGAAAGCCAAGGGTTTTCCTTATCTTGAGACTCATGCTGAGCCATATATGAGGCAGCTGACAGTAGGTGACATTGTCACAGGCCCGCTGCAGCTCTTTAATGGCATTGAGAAGGTAAGTAATATAGTACATGTTCTTCGAACTACAAAGCACAATGGCTTCCCTGTAATTGATGAGCCTCCGCTTTCCGAATCCCCAGTTCTTTTTGGTATAATCCTACGAGCTCACCTTATTACATTGTTAAAGAAGAAAGCTTTCTTATCCACCCAAGTCCCAACAGGCATTGATGCCTGGAAGCAGTTTTCAGCGGAGGATTTTGCAAAGAGGGGTTCAGGCAATGGTGACAAGATAGAAGATATTGGATTAACTGAGGAAGAGATGGAAATGTTCATAGATTTACATCCTTTTACTAATGCTTCTCCTTATACTGTTGTGGAGACAATGTCGCTAGCAAAGGCTCTCATACTTTTTCGAGAAGTCGGTTTAAGGCACCTGCTGGTGATACCCAAGATCTCTCTT AGAGCCCCTGTGGTGGGTATATTAACTAGGCACGACTTCATGCCAGAACACATATTAGGTTTGCACCCACTGCTGGTAAGGAGCAGGTGGAAAAGATTAAGAATCCGGTTCCCGTCTTGGGGTAAAATCTTTTAG
- the LOC132165526 gene encoding putative chloride channel-like protein CLC-g isoform X2 has product MSGSTTGDTNVEEESITVSLLSAQRSVPNSTSQVAIVGSKVCPIESLDYEIFENEMFKQDWRSQGKLQILQYICMKWLLCFLIGLTVSVVGFCNNLAVENLAGVKFVVTSNMMLETPAAAGSGIPEVKAYLNGVDAPGIFSLRTLFVKIIGSISAVSSSLLVGKAGPMVHTGACIASLLGQGGSKKYRLTCKWLRFFKNDRDRRDLVTCGSAAGIAAAFRSPVGGVLFALEEMASWWRSALLWRAFFTTAVVAIVLRAFIDLCLSGKCGLFGTGGLIMFDVYSANISYHLDDVPPVLALGIIGGILGSLYNFLLDKVLRIYTLINEKSIFNKIFLACLISIFTSCLLFGLPWLASCRICPADATEACPTIGRSGNYKKFQCPPGYYNDLASLIFNTNDDAIRNLFSKGTDSEFQHSSVLIFFITCFFLSIFSYGVVAPAGLFVPVIVTGASYGRLVGMLLGSHSNLNHGLYAVLGAASFLGGSMRMTVSLCVIILELTNNLLLLPLIMLVLLVSKTVADAFNGNIYDLIMKAKGFPYLETHAEPYMRQLTVGDIVTGPLQLFNGIEKVSNIVHVLRTTKHNGFPVIDEPPLSESPVLFGIILRAHLITLLKKKAFLSTQVPTGIDAWKQFSAEDFAKRGSGNGDKIEDIGLTEEEMEMFIDLHPFTNASPYTVVETMSLAKALILFREVGLRHLLVIPKISLRAPVVGILTRHDFMPEHILGLHPLLVRSRWKRLRIRFPSWGKIF; this is encoded by the exons ATGTCCGGCAGCACCACCGGCGACACCAATGTGGAGGAAGAGTCCATCACCGTTTCGTTGCTCTCGGCGCAACGATCCGTTCCCAACTCCACCTCCCAAGTCGCCATCGTCGGCTCCAAAGTCTGTCCCATCGAGAGCCTCGACTACGA GATATTCGAGAACGAGATGTTCAAGCAGGACTGGAGGAGCCAAGGGAAGTTGCAGATATTGCAGTACATATGCATGAAGTGGCTCTTGTGCTTCCTTATCGGCTTGACCGTCAGCGTCGTCGGCTTCTGCAACAATCTCGCCGTTGAGAATCTCGCCGGCGTCAAGTTCGTCGTCACCTCCAACATGATGTTGGAGA CACCGGCGGCTGCTGGGTCGGGTATTCCGGAAGTGAAGGCATACTTGAATGGCGTGGATGCGCCCGGAATATTTTCCTTACGGACTTTGTTTGTTAAG ATAATTGGCAGCATTTCTGCAGTGTCATCATCACTACTTGTGGGAAAGGCAGGGCCCATGGTCCATACTGGTGCATGCATTGCATCATTGCTGGGTCAGGGTGGGTCGAAGAAATACCGTTTAACATGCAAATGGCTTCGTTTTTTCAAGAATGATAGAGACCGACGAGATCTTGTAACGTGTGGATCAGCAGCTGGAATTGCTGCTGCTTTCCGTTCCCCTGTTGGTGGTGTGCTGTTTGCTCTTGAAGAGATGGCTTCTTG GTGGAGAAGTGCCCTTCTTTGGAGAGCTTTCTTTACAACAGCTGTTGTTGCAATTGTACTCCGTGCTTTCATTGATCTTTGTTTAAGTGGCAAATGCGGACTATTTGGTACAGGGGGGCTGATAATGTTCGATGTGTATTCAGCCAATATTTCATATCATCTTGACGATGTGCCTCCTGTGCTTGCCCTTGGTATTATAGGGGGCATATTGGGtagtttatataattttcttttggataaGGTTCTCCGAATATACACTCTCATTAATGA gaaaagcatttttaacaaaatttttcttGCTTGCTTGATCTCCATTTTCACATCCTGTCTTCTTTTCGGATTACCATGGCTTGCATCTTGCCGAATTTGTCCAGCTGATGCAACTGAAGCCTGTCCTACAATAGGCCGCTCTGGTAACTACAAGAAGTTCCAGTGTCCTCCTGGTTACTACAATGATCTTGCAAGTCTCATTTTTAACACAAATGATGATGCTATCAGAAATCTTTTTAGTAAAGGCACCGATTCCGAGTTCCAACACTCCTCAGTTCTTATATTCTTTATCACCTGCTTTTTCTTAAGCATCTTTAGCTATGGGGTTGTTGCTCCTGCCGGTCTCTTTGTGCCTGTTATTGTTACTGGTGCATCTTATGGACGTCTGGTTGGAATGTTACTTGGTTCACACTCTAATCTTAACCATGGCCTTTATGCTGTGCTTGGTGCTGCTTCCTTTCTTGGTGGGTCTATGAGGATGACAGTTTCTCTCTGTGTAATTATCCTAGAATTGACCAATAATCTACTATTGCTGCCATTGATAATGCTGGTGCTTCTTGTTTCCAAGACTGTAGCAGATGCTTTCAATGGCAATATCTATGACCTTATCATGAAAGCCAAGGGTTTTCCTTATCTTGAGACTCATGCTGAGCCATATATGAGGCAGCTGACAGTAGGTGACATTGTCACAGGCCCGCTGCAGCTCTTTAATGGCATTGAGAAGGTAAGTAATATAGTACATGTTCTTCGAACTACAAAGCACAATGGCTTCCCTGTAATTGATGAGCCTCCGCTTTCCGAATCCCCAGTTCTTTTTGGTATAATCCTACGAGCTCACCTTATTACATTGTTAAAGAAGAAAGCTTTCTTATCCACCCAAGTCCCAACAGGCATTGATGCCTGGAAGCAGTTTTCAGCGGAGGATTTTGCAAAGAGGGGTTCAGGCAATGGTGACAAGATAGAAGATATTGGATTAACTGAGGAAGAGATGGAAATGTTCATAGATTTACATCCTTTTACTAATGCTTCTCCTTATACTGTTGTGGAGACAATGTCGCTAGCAAAGGCTCTCATACTTTTTCGAGAAGTCGGTTTAAGGCACCTGCTGGTGATACCCAAGATCTCTCTT AGAGCCCCTGTGGTGGGTATATTAACTAGGCACGACTTCATGCCAGAACACATATTAGGTTTGCACCCACTGCTGGTAAGGAGCAGGTGGAAAAGATTAAGAATCCGGTTCCCGTCTTGGGGTAAAATCTTTTAG
- the LOC132164903 gene encoding probable sucrose-phosphate synthase 1 — MAGNDWINSYLEAILDAGPALDDAKSSLLLRERGHFSPTRYFVEEVITGFDETDLHRSWVKAAATRSPQERNTRLENMCWRIWNLARQKKQLEGEEAQRMAKRRLERERGRREAVADMSEDLSEGEKGDVVTSDISAHGESNRGRLPRISSIDAMETWASQQKGKKLYIVLISIHGLIRGENMELGRDSDTGGQVKYVVELARALGSMPGVYRVDLLTRQVSSPDVDWSYGEPIEMLTPRDSEGLMDDIGESSGAYIIRIPFGPKEKYIPKELLWPYIPEFVDGALSHIIQMSRALGEQIGGGHPIWPVAIHGHYADAGDSAALLSGALNVPMLFTGHSLGRDKLEQLLKQGRLSKDEINMTYKIVRRIEAEEIALDASEIVITSTGQEIEEQWRLYDGFDPVLERKLRARIRRNVSCYGRFMPRMAVIPPGMEFHHIVPQDGDMEGETEGNEEHPTSPDPHIWSEIARFFTNPRKPMILALARPDPKKNITTLVKAFGECRSLRELANLTLIMGNREGIDEMSSTNSSVLLSVLKLIDKFDLYGQVAYPKHHKQSDVPDIYRLAAKTKGVFINPAFIEPFGLTLIEAAAYGLPMVATKNGGPVDIHRVLDNGLLVDPHDQQSIADALLKLVADKQLWARCRQNGLKNVQLFSWPEHCKTYLSRIATCKPRYPHWQRGDDGDESSESESPGDSLRDIQDISLNLKFSMDGEKSMSTGNDNSLESEGNAADRGSKLENAVLTWSKGISKDARKAGSTEKADHHNRFPALRRRKHLLVIAVDCDSDTGLLETIRKIFEATEKGRSEGSLGFILSTSLTISEIHSFLVSGGLSPNDFDAFICNSGSDLYYSSLNLEDSPFVVDFYYHSHVEYRWGGEGLRKTLVRWAASINDKKAGNAEQLLTAAEQLSTNYCYAFKVHKPEMVPPVKELKKALRIQGLRCHAIYCQNGTRLNVIPVLASRSQALRYLYVRWGVELSKMVVFVGECGDTDYEGLLGGLHKSVILKGTCSSAINQLHANRSYPLSDVMPSDSPNIVQTTEECSSDEIRASLEKLGL, encoded by the exons ATGGCCGGGAACGATTGGATAAACAGCTACCTGGAAGCCATATTGGACGCGGGTCCAGCGCTAGACGACGCCAAGTCATCTCTGCTGCTCAGAGAGCGAGGCCACTTCAGCCCCACCCGCTACTTCGTCGAGGAGGTCATCACCGGCTTCGATGAGACCGATCTCCACCGTTCCTGGGTTAAG GCCGCGGCGACGAGGAGTCCCCAGGAGAGGAATACGAGGCTGGAGAATATGTGCTGGAGGATTTGGAACTTGGCTCGCCAGAAAAAGCAg cttGAGGGAGAAGAAGCCCAAAGAATGGCTAAACGTCGTCTTGAACGTGAACGAGGCCGCAGAGAAGCAGTTGCTGATATGTCTGAAGACTTATCAGAGGGAGAGAAGGGAGATGTAGTCACCAGTGACATATCAGCTCATGGTGAGAGCAACAGAGGCAGATTGCCAAGAATCAGTTCCATTGATGCAATGGAGACATGGGCTAGTCAACAGAAAGGGAAAAAACTATACATAGTACTTATAAG CATTCATGGTCTTATACGGGGTGAAAATATGGAGCTCGGTCGTGATTCTGATACTGGTGGTcag GTTAAGTATGTTGTGGAGCTTGCTAGGGCCTTGGGCTCAATGCCTGGTGTGTATCGGGTTGATTTGTTAACTAGACAAGTATCTTCACCAGATGTAGATTGGAGTTATGGGGAGCCCATAGAGATGCTGACTCCAAGAGACTCAGAAGGTTTAATGGATGACATTGGGGAGAGCAGTGGTGCCTATATTATTCGTATACCATTTGGTCCAAAAGAGAAATACATTCCCAAAGAACTTCTGTGGCCGTACATCCCTGAATTTGTTGATGGTGCACTTAGCCATATAATACAGATGTCCAGAGCTTTGGGTGAGCAAATAGGTGGTGGGCACCCAATCTGGCCTGTTGCCATCCATGGGCATTATGCAGATGCTGGGGATTCTGCTGCTCTTCTATCTGGTGCCCTAAATGTACCAATGCTTTTTACGGGCCACTCACTTGGCCGAGACAAGTTGGAACAACTTCTAAAGCAAGGCCGTCTGTCCAAGGATGAAATAAACATGACATACAAAATTGTGCGTCGGATAGAGGCAGAGGAAATAGCCCTTGATGCCTCTGAAATAGTGATAACTAGCACTGGACAAGAGATAGAGGAGCAATGGCGTTTGTATGATGGTTTTGATCCAGTACTGGAGCGTAAACTACGGGCAAGGATCAGGCGTAATGTTAGCTGTTATGGCAGGTTCATGCCTCGTATGGCC GTAATTCCTCCTGGAATGGAGTTCCATCATATTGTTCCACAAGATGGTGATATGGAGGGTGAGACAGAAGGAAATGAAGAACATCCTACTTCTCCTGACCCACATATCTGGTCCGAG ATAGCGCGCTTCTTTACCAATCCTCGCAAGCCCATGATACTTGCCCTTGCTAGACCAGATCCCAAAAAGAACATCACAACTTTGGTCAAAGCATTTGGAGAATGCCGTTCACTAAGAGAGCTTGCTAACCTT ACACTAATTATGGGCAATCGTGAAGGAATTGATGAAATGTCAAGCACGAATTCTTCTGTTCTTCTCTCAGTGCTTAAGCTTATTGACAAATTTGATCTCTATGGGCAAGTGGCATACCCCAAACACCACAAACAGTCTGATGTTCCTGACATTTATCGTCTAGCAGCAAAGACAAAG GGGGTTTTCATTAATCCAGCTTTCATTGAACCATTTGGACTTACTCTTATTGAG GCAGCAGCTTATGGTTTGCCTATGGTTGCCACCAAAAATGGAGGTCCTGTCGATATACATCGG GTACTTGACAATGGTCTTCTTGTTGATCCCCATGATCAGCAGTCCATTGCAGATGCTCTTCTAAAGCTTGTTGCGGATAAGCAGCTTTGGGCAAGATGTCGGCAGAATGGTTTAAAGAATGTTCAGCTGTTTTCATGGCCAGAGCATTGCAAGACTTACCTATCTCGAATAGCTACCTGCAAACCAAGGTATCCACATTGGCAAAGAGGTGATGATGGAGATGAAAGTTCAGAATCAGAGTCACCCGGAGATTCCTTGAGAGATATACAGGATATATCTTTgaacttaaaattttcaatgGATGGAGAAAAGAGTATGTCTACTGGAAATGATAATTCTTTAGAATCTGAAGGAAATGCTGCTGATAGAGGGAGTAAGTTAGAGAATGCCGTTTTGACATGGTCAAAGGGCATTTCAAAGGATGCGCGAAAGGCTGGATCCACAGAGAAAGCAGACCATCATAACAGATTTCCGGCACTGAGGAGGAGGAAACATCTCCTTGTCATTGCTGTGGATTGCGATAGTGATACAGGTCTTCTTGAAACCATCAGAAAGATTTTTGAAGCTACAGAAAAGGGAAGGAGTGAAGGCTCTTTAGGGTTCATATTGTCAACATCCTTGACCATATCTGAGATACACTCATTTCTGGTCTCAGGGGGGTTGAGCCCTAATGATTTTGACGCTTTTATTTGTAACAGTGGCAGTGATCTCTACTATTCATCTCTTAATCTGGAGGATAGTCCATTCGTGGTTGACTTTTATTACCACTCACACGTTGAATACCGTTGGGGTGGAGAAGGCCTGAGGAAGACTTTGGTTCGTTGGGCAGCTTCTATCAATGATAAAAAGGCTGGGAATGCGGAACAGCTGCTTACTGCAGCTGAACAACTTTCAACCAACTACTGTTATGCTTTTAAAGTGCACAAGCCAGAAATG GTACCTCCTGTTAAGGAGCTTAAGAAGGCGCTGAGAATTCAAGGTCTGCGTTGCCATGCTATTTATTGTCAGAATGGGACCAGGCTTAATGTGATTCCTGTATTGGCATCACGTTCCCAAGCCCTCAG GTATCTATATGTTCGTTGGGGTGTGGAGTTGTCAAAGATGGTGGTTTTTGTTGGAGAATGTGGGGACACAGATTATGAAGGATTGCTTGGTGGGCTGCACAAAAGTGTAATATTGAAGGGAACTTGTAGCAGTGCCATTAATCAACTTCATGCCAACAGAAGCTACCCACTTTCGGATGTCATGCCATCTGACAGCCCCAATATTGTTCAGACAACTGAAGAATGTAGCAGCGATGAAATCCGGGCTTCCTTGGAAAAATTAGGTCTATAG